DNA sequence from the Streptomyces canus genome:
ATAGGGGTCCTCGGGGGTGAGGACGCCGAGGTCCCGGCACATCTGGACGAGGTGCTCGTAGCGGGCGACCCCGCGCAGGGTGACGGTGTCCTTCGGATGGGTCCACAGTTCGTGGTTGCCGGGGGCCCAGACGACCTGGCGGAAGCGGCCGGCAAGGGTCTTGAGGGCCCAGCGTACGTCGGCGACGGTCTCGGCGACGTCACCGGCCACCAGGAGCCAGTCGTCGTCGGTGCCGGGGCGCATCCGCTCGACGAGGGAGCGGTTCTCGGGATAGCCGATGTGGAGGTCACTGATGGCGAGCAGCTGGGCCGCACCACCGGCCGTAGACGTCACCTCTCGCCCCCTCCTCGCACCCGGGTGGGACCACGAGAACACATTTGGTTTCCTGGTACAAGAGTGGTCCGGGGCGGCGGAGCTTCATGATCGGAAATTCCGTAACACGGGCGTTGCACGCGTGGCCCCTGGAAAGCCGTATGATCGCCGCACCACCACCGCTCTGAAACTTCCCTTCGCAAGGGGCGGTTTGGTGACCCTCCAACCACCCTGCCCGGGCACGGGCCTGCTTCGCCCTGCCCGAAAACCCGAAAGGCGGCCTGCATGCTCTCTCGCGTACGCGTCTGGCTCAACCGCACGTACGCGGAGAACGTGTTCTTCATGGATCAGTTGCGGCGGAATCCCAGCGCCAGAGCCGTCGAGATCCATGCGACGCACGGAGACGCCGACTCTCCCGTGCTGGCCGCCGCGGACACCGCCGAGCTGGAGCCGGAGGGACTGTCGCCGGCCGGCTACGTCGAGTTCGCTCTCGACCAGTGCCAGCGGCGTGGCATCGACGTGTTCGTGCCCCGGCTGCACCAGGCGGCGATCGTCGCCCACCGCGCCGACTTCGCCGCGATCGGTACGGCGCTGCTCGCACCACCCCCGGAGGCCGTGGCCGTCTTCCACGACAAGGTCGTCGCCTACGAGGCGGTCCAGGCGGTGGGTGTTCCGGTGCCGCCGTGGTGGCGGGTGCGGACCGCGGACGAGCTGGTCGCGGCCGTGGAGGAACTGGAGGCCGGCGGCCACAAGGCCTGCTTCAAGCCCGCGTCCGGTGCGGGCGGGGTGGGCTTCCGGGTCATCACGCGCGCGCCCTTCTCCCTCGCGCAGCTCAACGGCTTCCCCAGCCCGTACGTGTCGCTCGACACGGTCGTCGAGGCGCTGGACCGGGCGGACGAGCAGGTGGACTGGCTGGTCATGCCGCGTCTTGAGCAGCCGGAGGTGTCGGTGGACACGCTCACCGGGACCGACAACCGGGTGCGGCTGGCGATCGGCCGCACGAAGAACGGGCGGCGGCGCGGGTTCACCCAGCACGAGCAGTGGCTGGAACCGGCACGGCTGATCGCCGAGGGGTTCGGGCTGCACTATCTGTCCAACATCCAGTTCCGGATGTTCGGTGACCGGCCCGTGCTCATGGACGTCAACACGCGGCCTGCGGGCGGGCTGCACCAGCTCTCCCTGTGCGGGGTCAACGTGCCTTG
Encoded proteins:
- a CDS encoding ATP-grasp domain-containing protein; its protein translation is MLSRVRVWLNRTYAENVFFMDQLRRNPSARAVEIHATHGDADSPVLAAADTAELEPEGLSPAGYVEFALDQCQRRGIDVFVPRLHQAAIVAHRADFAAIGTALLAPPPEAVAVFHDKVVAYEAVQAVGVPVPPWWRVRTADELVAAVEELEAGGHKACFKPASGAGGVGFRVITRAPFSLAQLNGFPSPYVSLDTVVEALDRADEQVDWLVMPRLEQPEVSVDTLTGTDNRVRLAIGRTKNGRRRGFTQHEQWLEPARLIAEGFGLHYLSNIQFRMFGDRPVLMDVNTRPAGGLHQLSLCGVNVPWAAVQLALGEDTGVIDPPFLGQDYTVVSGLRQLRPVSVPHQRVEEVEPLLPSVPAPVPAVETAQALPL